AAACCAGATCGCCGGCCACATCGAAGGCGATCACGGCGCGCTTGCGGTAGTTCGTGATGCGCAGGCCGGGCCGCACATCGTCGCGCATGGTGCCGCGCAGTGGAAACGTGCGCAGGCTTTCGCAATAGGTGACGATTGCCTCGGTGTAGCGAGCGGCAACGTCAGGCGACGCCGCCGCCGCGATGTAGCGGTACAGCTCGGCAAGCTGCTCTTCGGCCTCGGGCGAGAAGACGACCGCGTAGCTCATTGCGCCTTCGCATGCTCGGCGGCCAGGCGGGCGCGCACCTGGTCGGCGGTGACGGCTCGGGAGGGATCGGCTTTCAGGGCGTCATACGCCGGGCCGACCTGGTTGTGAAGCCAGGACTCGACGGCGCGATCACGCGCGAGTAGCGCACGCAGGCCGTCGCGGATGACCTCGCTTTCGCTCGCGTACTCCCCGGTCTTGACCTTCGTTTTCACCACGTCGGCCATGTCGTTCG
This window of the Rhodoferax koreense genome carries:
- a CDS encoding ribbon-helix-helix domain-containing protein, with the protein product MRTTQQLSITLPNDMADVVKTKVKTGEYASESEVIRDGLRALLARDRAVESWLHNQVGPAYDALKADPSRAVTADQVRARLAAEHAKAQ
- a CDS encoding type II toxin-antitoxin system RelE/ParE family toxin — translated: MSYAVVFSPEAEEQLAELYRYIAAAASPDVAARYTEAIVTYCESLRTFPLRGTMRDDVRPGLRITNYRKRAVIAFDVAGDLVSIIGVFYGGQDYESILHDDADD